In the genome of Anabas testudineus chromosome 4, fAnaTes1.2, whole genome shotgun sequence, one region contains:
- the LOC113152036 gene encoding carnitine O-acetyltransferase-like, producing the protein MCHFVRTVPVTLATGSNLIQQKGLPKMPVPPLKQTFDCYLSMLESIVDTDELKHTTGLVQEFLMAGGIGEKLQRSLERRACKTGNWATDDYMKSERLANRKPVVIQSNFGILFKRKDFREKHGQIRCAAEFIASILDIKTMIDSDTLPVEFMGGKPLCMKQYEQVLSSFRIPGLTTDSLVFHAKSSKAAKHITIVHNCQFFKLDVYNSDGTPLTLEQLCVQLHRICSSSLLTDTEHVGILTTQQRDIWFKTYNYLLQDKTNKESLSTIQSSIFTVCLDQAISAVSDEITYRRSGILQMLHGGGSRWNSANRWFDKGLQVIIGEDGTWGINSSHATADGTVVMAMCDYAVANIYRKNQQMAQSTMKPLPMPQKLHFKITPKIKKDIEKAKQHIDKMVQDLDLRVMVFDHFGKSAIKAHNMSPDAFVQMALQLAYYRIYKKCCATMEPASLRMFTLGRVAAIHSNSRASAAFVKAFDDPKKQYLEKVNLLEKAIKEHRRQTKMVINGQGIEEHLLGLFSQAIEENIAIPEIFRDTSYNKAFDFQLSTSQ; encoded by the exons ATGTGTCACTTCGTGAGAACTGTACCAGTTACTCTTGCTACTGGCTCAAATCTAATTCAGCAGAAGGGACTACCCAAAATGCCTGTTCCACCTCTGAAGCAGACCTTTGACTGCTACCTCAGCATGTTGGAGTCTATTGTGGACACTGATGAGCTGAAGCATACAACAGGACTAGTGCAAGAGTTTCTAATGGCAGGAGGCATTGGAGAAAAACTGCAGAGAAGCCTCGAAAGAAGAGCATGCAAAACTGGAAACTGG GCAACGGACGATTACATGAAGAGTGAACGTCTTGCCAACCGGAAACCTGTTGTAATTCAGTCAAATTTTGGGATTCTCTTTAAAAGAAAGGACTTCAGAGAAAAGCACGGACAAATAAG GTGTGCTGCTGAATTCATAGCAAGTATATTGGATATCAAGACAATGATTGACAG TGACACACTACCAGTTGAGTTCATGGGAGGGAAGCCATTATGTATGAAGCAGTATGAGCAGGTGCTATCATCCTTCCGTATCCCTGGTCTAACGACAGACTCATTGGTGTTCCATGCCAAAAGCTCCAAAGCTGCCAAACACATCACTATAGTACACAACTGTCAG TTTTTTAAGCTGGATGTGTACAACAGTGATGGGACCCCGCTGACACTTGAACAGCTTTGTGTCCAACTACACAGAATCTGCAGCTCTTCACTactgacagacacagagcaTGTTGGTATTCTCACCACCCAGCAGCGTGACATATGGTTTAAAACCTACAACTATCTCCTTCAGG ATAAGACCAACAAAGAATCCCTGTCAACTATCCAAAGTAGCATCTTCACAGTGTGTTTGGATCAAGCAATCTCAGCTGTGTCTGATGAGATCACGTATCGCAGAAGTGGAATTCTTCAGATGTTGCATGGAGGAGGCAGCAGATGGAACAGTGCAAACCGCTGGTTTGACAAAGGGTTACAG GTGATTATTGGAGAAGATGGGACATGGGGTATAAACAGCTCACATGCCACTGCTGATGGAACAGTCGTAATGGCTATGTGTGACTATGCTGTAGCAAACAT ATATAGGAAAAATCAACAGATGGCACAGTCTACGATGAAGCCTTTGCCCATGCCCCAGAAACTACACTTCAAGATCACACCCAAGATCAAAAAGGACATTGAGAAAGCCAAACAACACATTGACAA AATGGTACAAGACCTGGATCTGAGAGTTATGGTATTTGACCACTTTGGAAAATCTGCCATAAAGGCACATAACATGAGTCCTGATGCTTTTGTACAGATGGCGCTGCAGCTGGCCTACTACAG aatttaCAAGAAGTGCTGTGCAACAATGGAACCTGCCTCCTTGCGTATGTTCACACTGGGTCGTGTAGCTGCAATCCATTCAAACTCAAGGGCCTCAGCTGCTTTTGTAAAGGCATTTGATGACCCAAAAAAACAG TACTTAGAGAAAGTTAATTTGTTGGAGAAAGCCATTAAAGAACACAGAAGGCAAACTAAGATG GTAATAAATGGCCAGGGCATAGAAGAGCATCTTCTTGGTCTGTTCTCGCAGGCTATTGAGGAAAACATTGCTATTCCAGAAATCTTCAGAGACACATCCTATAATAAAGCCTTTGATTTCCAACTCTCTACAAGTCAG